One segment of Saprospiraceae bacterium DNA contains the following:
- a CDS encoding toprim domain-containing protein produces MNSTQAKKIPLQEILAKLGLQAVKSFKGGEELAFLSPFRKEKEASLFVNIRKNVWYDFGDIGGNALDFVIRYRNTDVRGALEFLEQMFGRNWTPPPTPEKPEKQEQEREEFFLLESITPFGTSANSLVAYITEARKINLEIAKAYLKEVRYSNRENGKKYFAVGFENISGGYEIRNPFFKSSLGEKDMSFIKGNGAGGEIMIFEGFMDFLSKLTLENVPSLSADALILNSVSYTEKAILFVREKGYQKILGFFDNDKAGNDASEKFKSEFGDLFFDMRFDYQEFKDLNEFLISI; encoded by the coding sequence ATGAACTCAACCCAAGCGAAAAAAATCCCTTTGCAAGAGATACTTGCCAAACTTGGTTTGCAGGCGGTCAAATCATTTAAAGGCGGGGAAGAACTTGCCTTTCTCTCTCCATTCAGGAAAGAGAAAGAGGCAAGCCTTTTCGTCAATATCCGCAAAAATGTCTGGTATGATTTCGGCGACATTGGCGGTAATGCACTGGATTTTGTAATCCGTTACCGAAATACTGATGTCAGGGGCGCACTTGAATTTTTGGAGCAGATGTTTGGCAGAAATTGGACACCGCCGCCAACGCCTGAAAAGCCGGAGAAACAAGAGCAGGAAAGGGAAGAGTTTTTTCTTTTAGAAAGCATAACTCCATTCGGCACAAGCGCAAACTCGCTTGTCGCCTATATTACGGAGGCGCGCAAAATAAATCTTGAAATCGCTAAGGCGTATTTGAAGGAAGTCCGGTACTCCAATCGGGAGAATGGCAAGAAATATTTTGCAGTCGGTTTTGAAAACATCTCCGGCGGATATGAAATCCGTAACCCGTTCTTTAAATCTTCTCTGGGTGAAAAAGATATGAGTTTCATCAAAGGAAACGGGGCAGGGGGCGAAATAATGATTTTCGAAGGGTTTATGGATTTTCTTTCAAAACTCACCCTTGAGAATGTTCCTTCGCTTTCTGCCGACGCGCTTATTCTCAACTCTGTTTCCTATACCGAAAAGGCCATTCTCTTTGTCCGTGAAAAGGGCTATCAAAAAATCTTGGGCTTTTTTGATAATGACAAGGCAGGGAATGACGCCAGTGAAAAATTCAAATCCGAGTTCGGTGATTTATTTTTTGATATGCGCTTTGATTATCAAGAATTTAAGGATTTGAACGAGTTTCTAATATCCATTTAA
- a CDS encoding single-stranded DNA-binding protein has product MATNCKIELNGFLGADPKSISKNGKTFIALRVATTDSYPVKDEKTGEIKWKDKETVWHDVLVFRPNAAHFARDLKKGDAVTISASLGYKTFKDESGNTKRQASIIANYLEKVEYNRQDELSFDEINTAISQAA; this is encoded by the coding sequence ATGGCTACAAACTGCAAAATAGAACTAAACGGGTTTTTAGGTGCAGACCCGAAATCCATTTCCAAAAACGGCAAAACATTTATCGCGCTCCGCGTTGCTACAACAGATAGTTACCCCGTGAAAGATGAAAAGACCGGTGAAATCAAATGGAAGGATAAAGAAACAGTATGGCACGATGTTCTTGTATTCCGCCCCAACGCCGCGCACTTCGCGCGCGACCTGAAAAAGGGCGATGCTGTTACCATCAGCGCCTCACTTGGCTATAAAACGTTCAAGGATGAGAGCGGGAACACCAAACGCCAGGCAAGTATCATTGCGAATTACCTTGAAAAGGTCGAATATAATCGCCAGGATGAACTCTCCTTTGATGAAATTAACACGGCTATCTCTCAAGCCGCATAA
- a CDS encoding relaxase domain-containing protein, translated as MLRVIVNASSAGAKSYYSQGLSKEDYYAKENSQEIIGLWHGKGATLLGLNGKVDKEQFASLCDNINPETGEQLTARNIENRRVGYDLNFHAPKSVSICYSLNQDENIMSAFRDSVQETMTELEKNMQARVRVNGQNDNRDTGNLIYGEFIHTTARPVDGIPDPHLHAHCFTFNATYDQVEDKWKAGEFATIKRDAAFFEAYFHSAFSSKLKEAGYGIERTEKGWEIAGINRDTIEKFSNRTQEVETIAAEKGITDAKVKDGLGAKTRSSKIENLTLDELRTEWSGRLTEREKAVIGEVGKKGFEKSQVPDMEAQADKAVNMALEHCLERKSVAGEREVLRDAMRRSYGDCTPAEVIKAYGLKEKEMFTVATKDGTVLTTKEAVKEERQLVEMTVSDKGKLAPINKGYEIQNPALNEEQQKAVKHALASNDRVIVIEGGAGTGKTTLMKEINQGCESAGKKVFAFAPSAEASRGVLQSEGFEKADTVARLLQDKELQTQLKNQVLWVDEAGLLGNKQAGQILEIAKSQNARLILTGDTRQHNSVERGDALRIILEKSKIKPARVTEIQRQRNRADYKQVVKQISEGKQAQAFDGLEKMGAIQEIADPKERYAALAKEYAADAKSKKSVLVVAPTHIEGEQVTAHIRAELKKTKLFDGTPLLAEKENTFTIQKNLSPTEAQKQEVAFYRAGQSVQFHQNAKGFMRGSIFDVVGKDEKGNIQIRNGKGEVSVLPLAERKKFSVFEKTEINLSKGDRIRITQNGFSENKKRMNNGNIMTVSGFDSSGNIIARPDQSKAAVIIGKDFRNFTYGYATTSHSSQGKTVDKVLIAQSSFSARAGSKEQFYVSVSRGKGEISIFTDNKQELKEAVGKSSARATASEVAQKAEQQKRAFGKDVLARQSLPAQQKLVSRLATLARVHYERARAITQNVKQVIVRR; from the coding sequence ATGCTAAGGGTTATAGTAAACGCAAGTTCAGCCGGAGCAAAGTCATATTATTCACAAGGATTATCAAAAGAGGATTATTACGCAAAGGAAAATTCTCAGGAGATAATCGGTTTATGGCATGGCAAAGGCGCAACATTACTCGGTCTAAATGGTAAGGTTGATAAAGAACAATTTGCCTCACTTTGCGACAATATTAACCCTGAAACCGGTGAACAATTAACTGCCCGAAATATTGAAAATAGACGAGTCGGATATGACCTAAATTTTCACGCACCGAAATCAGTTTCCATCTGCTACAGTCTCAATCAGGATGAAAATATAATGTCTGCTTTTCGGGATAGCGTTCAGGAAACAATGACCGAACTTGAAAAAAATATGCAGGCGCGCGTTCGGGTAAATGGACAAAATGACAATCGTGATACCGGCAACCTGATTTACGGCGAATTTATCCATACCACTGCACGACCTGTTGACGGTATTCCTGACCCACATTTGCACGCGCATTGCTTCACTTTTAACGCCACTTACGACCAGGTTGAAGATAAATGGAAAGCCGGTGAATTTGCCACCATAAAGCGAGACGCCGCCTTTTTTGAGGCTTATTTTCATTCCGCTTTTTCCTCCAAACTGAAAGAAGCGGGCTACGGAATTGAACGAACTGAAAAAGGGTGGGAGATTGCCGGAATTAACCGCGACACGATTGAAAAATTCTCCAACCGCACTCAGGAAGTTGAAACTATCGCCGCCGAAAAAGGCATCACCGATGCCAAAGTAAAAGACGGACTTGGTGCCAAAACCCGAAGCAGTAAAATTGAAAACCTGACACTGGACGAACTGCGCACCGAATGGAGCGGTCGGCTGACTGAAAGAGAAAAAGCAGTTATCGGAGAGGTCGGGAAAAAAGGATTTGAAAAATCCCAAGTGCCGGATATGGAAGCCCAAGCGGACAAAGCAGTAAATATGGCACTGGAACATTGCTTGGAGCGAAAGTCCGTCGCCGGTGAGCGGGAAGTGCTGCGCGACGCAATGCGACGATCCTACGGCGATTGCACCCCTGCGGAAGTGATAAAAGCCTATGGGCTGAAAGAAAAAGAGATGTTTACGGTAGCGACAAAAGACGGCACTGTGCTCACGACCAAAGAGGCGGTGAAAGAAGAGCGGCAGTTGGTTGAAATGACCGTTTCCGACAAGGGAAAACTTGCACCTATTAATAAAGGCTACGAAATCCAAAATCCGGCACTGAATGAGGAACAGCAAAAGGCGGTGAAACACGCCCTTGCCTCCAATGACAGGGTCATCGTGATTGAAGGCGGAGCCGGAACCGGCAAAACAACTTTGATGAAGGAAATAAATCAAGGTTGTGAAAGTGCCGGAAAAAAAGTGTTTGCCTTTGCGCCTTCGGCAGAAGCATCGCGCGGGGTTTTGCAATCCGAAGGTTTTGAAAAAGCCGACACTGTGGCAAGGCTTCTCCAAGACAAGGAGTTGCAAACGCAACTGAAAAACCAAGTGCTGTGGGTAGATGAAGCGGGGTTGCTTGGCAACAAGCAAGCCGGTCAGATTTTGGAAATTGCAAAGAGCCAAAACGCCCGCCTGATACTCACCGGCGACACGCGCCAACACAACAGCGTTGAGCGCGGTGATGCGCTCCGCATCATCTTGGAAAAATCCAAAATCAAACCTGCCCGCGTTACGGAGATCCAGCGGCAAAGAAATCGCGCCGACTACAAACAGGTGGTGAAGCAGATTTCCGAAGGGAAGCAGGCACAAGCCTTTGACGGCTTGGAAAAAATGGGCGCGATTCAGGAAATAGCCGACCCTAAAGAGCGATATGCTGCGCTTGCAAAAGAATATGCGGCAGATGCGAAGAGCAAAAAATCGGTGCTGGTAGTGGCGCCGACCCATATTGAGGGCGAGCAGGTAACGGCGCATATTCGGGCGGAACTCAAAAAAACGAAGTTGTTTGACGGGACGCCTTTACTGGCTGAAAAAGAAAACACCTTCACCATTCAAAAGAACCTTTCACCGACTGAGGCACAGAAACAGGAGGTTGCTTTTTATCGGGCGGGGCAATCCGTGCAGTTTCACCAGAACGCCAAAGGTTTTATGCGCGGAAGCATTTTTGATGTGGTCGGCAAGGACGAAAAGGGAAATATTCAAATTCGGAACGGCAAGGGGGAGGTTTCCGTCTTGCCGCTGGCTGAAAGAAAAAAGTTTTCAGTGTTTGAAAAAACGGAAATCAATCTAAGCAAAGGCGACCGCATCAGGATTACTCAAAATGGGTTTTCAGAGAATAAGAAGCGGATGAATAACGGGAATATTATGACCGTTTCGGGGTTTGACTCTTCCGGCAACATCATCGCCCGCCCTGACCAGAGCAAAGCGGCGGTTATCATCGGCAAGGATTTCAGGAATTTCACTTATGGATATGCAACGACCTCGCATTCATCGCAGGGCAAAACTGTGGATAAGGTTCTGATTGCGCAAAGTTCGTTCTCGGCGCGGGCGGGGTCAAAAGAGCAATTTTATGTTTCCGTTTCCAGGGGAAAAGGTGAAATTTCAATCTTCACCGACAACAAGCAGGAGTTGAAAGAGGCGGTTGGCAAAAGTTCGGCCAGGGCAACCGCTTCCGAAGTGGCGCAAAAAGCCGAACAGCAGAAAAGAGCCTTCGGGAAAGACGTTCTGGCAAGACAAAGCCTTCCGGCGCAGCAAAAATTGGTCAGCAGGCTTGCAACCCTTGCGAGAGTGCATTATGAAAGAGCAAGGGCGATAACTCAAAATGTCAAACAAGTAATTGTTCGCAGATGA
- a CDS encoding sel1 repeat family protein produces the protein MLIDAELLPLKKRADEGDPVAQVKIADAYYQGSGVPLDYEQAKRYLIMVASNDPEVLPQYGFGTLLYVIGELCYHSGQMKEANEWYQKSRDYFRETYEDDFGNELIGDFKLENLIAETQLKIASQ, from the coding sequence ATGTTGATTGACGCTGAATTGCTCCCTTTGAAAAAAAGAGCCGATGAAGGCGACCCTGTTGCTCAGGTTAAAATTGCCGACGCATATTATCAAGGAAGCGGCGTGCCTTTAGATTACGAGCAAGCCAAGCGGTATTTAATTATGGTAGCCTCAAACGACCCCGAAGTTTTACCGCAATATGGTTTTGGGACTTTGCTATATGTCATTGGGGAACTCTGCTATCATTCTGGTCAAATGAAAGAAGCAAATGAGTGGTATCAAAAATCCAGAGACTACTTCCGTGAAACTTACGAAGATGACTTTGGCAACGAACTAATCGGAGATTTTAAACTGGAAAATCTGATTGCAGAAACGCAACTAAAAATCGCTTCGCAATGA
- a CDS encoding TraM recognition domain-containing protein: protein MDEYLNKIIAEFPKGSKDVWTVDDAMKGVSILGGTGSGKTSASGRALALKYLEEGWGGVVLCAKTDEAELWKKYCEEKGRTNDLIVFEKGAAHKEGAFAGQLMVFNPIDYELKRPGEGAGETQNITNIFMNIYRMGNRVAGEGEGGGKEERFWDMALKRCLNRVIELLKLADKPLSFKNMVQVLSSCANVNSEIFAQEIASERSAESQDDENFCLKCLIDAYQKVQRKFEDDAVDAVETESAFEMVYRYFTSDFNALGDKTRSTVTESFMGLAEPFLAGLLSKHFAGETNVFPEWSFDDDPRKGRPESKKIFILNFSVKEFLDMGIIAQCVFKLMFQQAAERRDVGKHPIPVFLWADEVQLFVNPYDQIFLTTARSKRVATVFLTQNISNYLAVMGAGMESKAKVDSLLGNLSTKIFHANMDAETNEYASRLIGNALLPAGSESRQISKFRPDDNRSVGEAMVIQPQVFPREFTVLKSGGKENDFKVEAIMLVANRLWSNNTNYRLVTFTQSFAK, encoded by the coding sequence ATGGATGAATATCTCAACAAGATAATTGCCGAATTTCCGAAAGGCTCAAAAGATGTCTGGACTGTTGATGATGCCATGAAAGGTGTCTCAATCCTGGGGGGAACAGGTAGCGGAAAGACATCCGCTTCTGGTCGCGCTCTTGCGCTTAAATACCTCGAAGAAGGTTGGGGCGGGGTTGTTCTTTGCGCAAAAACTGATGAAGCCGAACTCTGGAAGAAATACTGTGAAGAAAAAGGTAGAACAAACGACCTGATCGTTTTTGAAAAGGGCGCAGCCCATAAAGAAGGCGCATTTGCAGGACAATTGATGGTTTTTAACCCGATTGATTATGAATTGAAACGGCCAGGTGAGGGCGCGGGTGAAACTCAGAATATCACTAATATTTTTATGAATATCTACCGCATGGGAAATCGAGTTGCGGGCGAGGGAGAGGGAGGCGGCAAAGAAGAAAGATTTTGGGATATGGCATTAAAAAGATGCCTAAACCGTGTGATTGAACTTTTAAAACTTGCCGATAAGCCGTTGAGTTTTAAAAATATGGTTCAAGTCCTTTCCTCCTGTGCAAATGTAAATTCAGAAATTTTTGCCCAGGAAATAGCATCAGAAAGGAGCGCAGAATCTCAAGATGACGAAAATTTTTGCCTTAAATGCTTAATTGATGCTTATCAGAAAGTTCAAAGAAAATTTGAAGATGATGCGGTAGATGCAGTCGAAACGGAAAGCGCCTTTGAAATGGTTTATCGTTATTTCACCAGTGATTTCAACGCGCTTGGTGACAAAACCCGCTCAACTGTTACTGAAAGTTTTATGGGGTTGGCAGAGCCTTTTTTGGCAGGGCTTCTATCCAAACACTTCGCAGGCGAAACCAATGTTTTTCCCGAATGGAGTTTTGATGATGATCCCCGCAAGGGAAGACCGGAGAGCAAAAAGATTTTCATTCTGAACTTTTCAGTCAAAGAGTTTTTGGATATGGGCATTATTGCCCAGTGTGTTTTTAAACTTATGTTTCAGCAAGCGGCAGAACGGCGGGATGTGGGAAAACATCCAATTCCGGTCTTTTTATGGGCGGATGAAGTTCAGTTATTCGTTAACCCTTACGACCAAATATTTTTAACCACTGCACGCTCTAAACGTGTTGCAACCGTATTTTTGACGCAGAATATCTCAAACTACCTCGCCGTAATGGGCGCAGGTATGGAGTCAAAGGCGAAGGTTGACAGTCTGCTTGGCAATCTCTCAACCAAGATTTTCCACGCCAATATGGATGCCGAAACCAATGAATATGCCAGCAGGCTTATCGGCAATGCCCTACTTCCCGCCGGTAGTGAAAGCCGTCAAATCAGCAAGTTCAGGCCTGATGATAACAGGAGTGTGGGCGAAGCAATGGTCATTCAGCCGCAGGTTTTTCCAAGAGAATTTACCGTCTTAAAATCCGGTGGTAAGGAAAATGATTTCAAGGTAGAGGCGATTATGTTGGTTGCTAACCGACTTTGGTCAAACAACACTAATTACAGGCTTGTAACTTTCACTCAATCATTTGCCAAATAA